One window from the genome of Helicoverpa armigera isolate CAAS_96S chromosome 4, ASM3070526v1, whole genome shotgun sequence encodes:
- the LOC126056615 gene encoding zinc finger MYM-type protein 1 produces MDIRAFFGKKRRLEEQIDHEKPNCSKQVEAPNTIATPSSVATGNVSYGIPSDIAQIGEPIKQVVLDTYPKQHNRAFVSDWFKRYKWLQYSVEKDAAFCYPCQQFLPHGSKQTSYTSTGFRNWKNATDSKTGFPKHEKSISHIQAMSMWQEKLQRISTSSSVETLINQKVLEKYRYYVKSIMEVIQFLIVNELALRGNYILEEEKEQGLFQNLFEYTCMKDPNLNEVLTHIPQNASYRSPEIQNQIIQAMVQAVRSSIVKDINESDVKWFTLMEDGTRDKNNRENIALAIRYVKDGVVNESLLMVKTTENLDAATFTELTLNTLTENNIDPSCMLSQCYDGASVMSGKVSGVATRIENKLGRKIPYVHCYNHRLHLIVIRTISEMTFIRLFFDQCIMLHEFFHHGKIAALYDGKRIGRLLEQRWSGHLAVTKVVYDNYSSILQTLKEIKNGRFNGDDVAKSIGIKKVMLDLEFRIAMVVAKKILSTLQPADKALQARSAGLKDAITIIKCVKDEIIKLRSNQMYNQILEEAKSLTSNDCGESENRTQTSKRQVKKPNRMDDYLTYTPCSSARQNIDENHEPFKSEYFETLDILIAELQRRFSDNDDLINSIASLDELDVDKMVPLKNLGLKIPSREEASVVKAYLSRNEDIMENTLQVLYRQREAFKDTYELFASVATIGCSTAVCESTFSTLTAINRPQRLSMGHERMAGMVFLAFEKKRTKSVDLNEVLRIFNNMANRRIQLF; encoded by the exons ATGGATATACGGGCTTTCTTTGGAAAAAAACGAAGACTTGAGGAGCAAATTGACCACGAAAAACCTAACTGTTCAAAACAGGTGGAAGCACCAAATACAATCGCTACTCCTAGTTCCGTAGCAACAGGTAACGTTAGCTATGGTATTCCGTCTGATATTGCACAAATCGGAGAACCAATAAAACAAGTTGTTTTAGACACATATCCAAAACAACACAACAGGGCCTTTGTTTCCGATTGGTTCAAGCGTTATAAATGGTTGCAGTATTCTGTCGAGAAAGATGCTGCTTTTTGCTATCCATGCCAGCAATTTTTACCTCATGGAAGCAAACAGACTTCGTACACTTCCACAGGATTTAGAAACTGGAAAAATGCCACTGATTCTAAAACTGGTTTTCCAAAACATGAAAAATCAATTTCTCATATTCAAGCTATGTCGATGTGGCAGGAGAAATTACAAAGAATATCTACATCTAGCAGTGTTGAAACgttaataaatcaaaaagtattagaaaaatataggtattatgtaaaGTCTATCATGGAAGTAATACAATTTCTAATTGTCAACGAATTAGCTTTGCgtggaaattatattttggaagaagaaaaagaacaaggattatttcagaatttatttgaatacacATGTATGAAAGATCCAAATTTGAACGAGGTTCTCACTCATATACCACAAAACGCATCATATCGTTCACCCgaaattcaaaatcaaataattcaAGCAATGGTTCAAGCGGTACGAAGTTCCATTGTCAAAGATATTAATGAATCTGACGTGAAATGGTTTACTCTAATGGAAGATGGGACGAGAGATAAAAATAACCGCGAAAATATTGCATTAGCAATACGCTACGTCAAGGATGGTGTCGTCAATGAGTCGTTGCTGATGGTTAAGACTACTGAAAATCTTGATGCAGCCACTTTCACGGAATTAACGTTAAATACTCTCACGGAAAATAACATTGACCCCTCTTGTATGCTTAGCCAATGCTATGATGGCGCAAGTGTAATGAGTGGGAAAGTTTCAGGAGTTGCGActagaatagaaaataaattgggCCGAAAAATTCCTTACGTCCACTGCTATAACCATCGCTTGCACTTAATAGTCATCAGGACTATCTCAGAAATGActtttattcgtttattttttgaCCAATGCATCATGTTACATGAATTCTTTCATCATGGCAAAATAGCTGCCTTATATGATGGAAAAAGGATTGGCCGACTCCTCGAACAACGCTGGTCTGGACATTTAGCAGTTACAAAAGTTGTATACGATAATTATTCATCGATTTTGCAGACtttgaaagaaattaaaaatggcAGATTCAACGGTGATGACGTCGCCAAGagtataggtattaaaaaagtCATGCTTGATCTGGAATTCCGAATAGCCATGGTTGTGGCCAAAAAAATCTTATCCACGCTACAACCTGCAGACAAAGCTTTGCAAGCCCGAAGCGCAGGATTAAAAGATGCCATAACAATCATAAAGTGTGTCAAAgatgaaattattaaattaagatCAAATCAAATGTATAATCAAATTCTGGAAGAAGCTAAGTCTTTAACAAGCAATGACTGCGGCGAATCTGAAAATAGGACACAGACCTCGAAGAGGCAAGTAAAAAAACCAAATCGGATGGATGACTATTTGACGTACACCCCCTGTTCCTCCGCCAGACAAAATATAGATGAGAACCACGAGCCATTTAAGTCTGAGTATTTCGAAACGTTGGACATTTTAATTGCTGAATTACAAAGAAGGTTTTCGGACAACGATGATTTAATTAATTCGATTGCAAGTCTTGATGAGTTGGATGTAGATAAAATGGTTCCACTGAAAAATTTgg GTCTGAAAATTCCATCAAGAGAAGAGGCTAGTGTGGTTAAAGCTTACTTGAGTCGTAACGAGGATATAATGGAAAATACATTGCAAGTTTTGTACAGGCAACGAGAGGCGTTCAAAGATACATATGAACTTTTTGCGTCTGTGGCGACCATAGGATGTAGCACTGCAGTGTGTGAATCTACGTTTTCAACTTTAACTGCAATCAATAGGCCTCAAAGGCTGTCAATGGGTCACGAGAGAATGGCTGGTATGGTATTTCTggcctttgaaaaaaaaagaacaaaatcagTTGATCTGAACGAAGTTCTTCgcatttttaataacatggCGAATCGTAGAATTCAgctgttttaa
- the LOC135116811 gene encoding cuticle protein 8-like yields the protein MFRKIVTFGTLLAVASASLYGHGHAVSSQSIVRHDEAHAAPLHYAAPVAHYAAPIAHYAAAPVVHYAAPVAHYAAPVEHYDGHDTYAHPKYEYSYSVADPHTGDHKSQHESRDGDAVHGYYSLVQPDGSVRKVEYTADDHHGFNAVVHNSAPSVHPAPVHGHDYHHY from the exons ATGTTCCGCAAA attgtAACTTTCGGCACCCTCTTGGCCGTAGCCAGCGCCAGCCTTTACGGCCATGGCCACGCCGTCTCATCCCAAAGcattgttcgtcatgatgaagccCACGCTGCTCCTTTGCACTACGCTGCTCCCGTAGCGCACTACGCCGCACCTATTGCCCACTACGCCGCCGCTCCCGTAGTGCACTACGCCGCTCCCGTAGCGCACTACGCCGCTCCCGTAGAACACTACGACGGACACGACACATAC GCTCACCCCAAATACGAATACTCTTACTCCGTGGCCGACCCTCACACCGGCGACCACAAGTCCCAGCACGAGAGCCGCGACGGTGACGCCGTGCACGGATACTACTCTCTGGTGCAGCCTGATGGCTCCGTGCGCAAGGTCGAGTACACCGCTGACGACCACCATGG TTTCAACGCTGTGGTGCACAACTCCGCCCCCTCGGTCCACCCCGCCCCCGTCCACGGACACGACTACCACCACTACTGA
- the LOC110375249 gene encoding cuticle protein, with translation MFSKIVAFGALLAAANAGLLGHGHAVSSQSIIRHDESHAAPLHYAAAPVAHYAAPIAHIAAAPVAHYAAAPVAHYAAPVAHYDGHDTYAHPKYDYSYSVADPHTGDHKSQHESRDGDAVHGYYSLVQPDGSVRKVEYTADDHHGFNAVVHNSAPAVHPAPAPAHGYHHESIDINQHLIVANNTTKMFSKIVALSALLAAANAGLLGHGHAVSSQSIIRHDEPAHYAAPVAHYAAPVAHYAPVAHYAAPVAHYAAPVAHYDGHDTYAHPKYDFAYSVADPHTGDHKSQHESRDGDSVHGYYSLAQPDGSIRKVEYTADAHNGFNAVVHNSAPSVHPAPVHGHAYHHY, from the exons ATGTTCAGCAAA ATCGTAGCCTTCGGCGCCCTCTTGGCTGCTGCCAACGCTGGTCTCTTGGGACATGGCCACGCTGTGTCTTCTCAGAGCATCATCCGTCATGACGAGAGCCATGCTGCCCCCCTTCACTACGCGGCTGCTCCCGTAGCGCACTACGCCGCCCCCATCGCCCACATCGCCGCTGCCCCCGTCGCCCACTACGCCGCCGCTCCCGTAGCGCACTACGCCGCCCCCGTAGCCCACTACGACGGACACGACACCTAC GCTCACCCCAAATACGACTACTCTTACTCCGTGGCTGACCCTCACACCGGTGACCACAAGTCCCAGCACGAGAGCCGCGACGGTGACGCCGTGCACGGATACTACTCTCTGGTGCAGCCTGATGGCTCCGTGCGCAAGGTCGAGTACACCGCTGACGACCACCATGG TTTCAATGCTGTCGTGCACAACTCCGCCCCCGCCGTCCACCCCGCCCCCGCTCCCGCCCACGGCTACCATCA CGAGTCCATTGACATCAATCAGCATTTGATCGTTGcaaacaatacaacaaaaatGTTCAGCAAA ATCGTAGCTTTGAGCGCCCTGTTGGCCGCCGCCAACGCTGGTCTCTTGGGCCATGGCCACGCTGTGTCCTCCCAGAGCATCATCCGTCACGACGAGCCAGCACACTACGCTGCTCCCGTAGCGCACTACGCCGCGCCTGTTGCCCACTACGCTCCCGTAGCGCACTACGCTGCTCCCGTAGCGCACTACGCCGCTCCCGTGGCTCACTACGACGGACATGACACTTAC GCTCACCCCAAATACGACTTCGCGTACTCCGTGGCCGACCCTCACACCGGTGACCACAAGTCCCAGCACGAGAGCCGCGACGGTGACTCCGTGCACGGATACTACTCTCTGGCCCAACCTGACGGTTCCATCCGCAAGGTTGAATACACTGCTGATGCCCACAACGG tttcaacGCTGTGGTGCACAACTCCGCCCCCTCGGTCCACCCCGCCCCCGTCCACGGACATGCTTACCATCATTACTGA